The Immundisolibacter cernigliae genome has a window encoding:
- a CDS encoding 3-oxoacyl-ACP reductase family protein, which produces MTRPLQNMRALVTGGSRGIGAAIVRRLARDGAQVALTYVHNAEQAAASVQAAQAFGGQALAIQADSADANAVVAAVEQTVATLGGIDILVNNAGVFHLAPAGEFPLAQFDQTVAVNLRAAFVATEAAVKHMRPGGRIIMIGSCNAERMPFAGGAVYAMSKAGLVGLVKGLARDLGPRGITVNNVQPGPIDTDMNPADSEFGGALREQILAVPRYGTADEVAGMVAYLASPEAGFVTGASLTIDGGFTA; this is translated from the coding sequence ATGACCCGACCACTGCAAAACATGCGCGCGCTGGTCACCGGCGGCAGCCGCGGCATCGGCGCTGCCATCGTGCGGCGCCTGGCACGCGACGGCGCGCAGGTGGCCCTGACCTACGTCCACAACGCCGAGCAGGCCGCGGCCAGCGTCCAGGCCGCCCAAGCCTTCGGCGGCCAGGCGCTGGCCATTCAGGCCGACAGCGCGGACGCGAACGCCGTAGTGGCAGCCGTGGAGCAAACCGTGGCAACGCTCGGCGGCATCGACATCCTGGTCAACAATGCCGGCGTGTTCCACCTGGCGCCGGCGGGCGAGTTTCCGCTGGCGCAGTTCGACCAAACGGTGGCCGTGAACCTGCGCGCCGCCTTCGTCGCCACCGAGGCGGCCGTCAAACACATGCGACCGGGCGGGCGCATCATCATGATCGGCAGCTGCAATGCCGAGCGCATGCCCTTCGCCGGTGGCGCCGTCTACGCCATGAGCAAGGCCGGGCTGGTGGGGCTGGTCAAGGGTCTGGCGCGGGATCTGGGCCCGCGCGGCATCACCGTCAACAACGTCCAGCCCGGACCCATCGACACCGACATGAATCCCGCCGACAGCGAGTTTGGCGGTGCGCTTCGCGAGCAGATACTGGCCGTGCCGCGTTACGGAACGGCCGACGAAGTGGCCGGCATGGTGGCCTATCTGGCAAGCCCGGAGGCCGGCTTCGTCACCGGCGCCAGCCTGACGATCGACGGCGGCTTCACGGCGTAG
- a CDS encoding type II toxin-antitoxin system ParD family antitoxin: MSTMNISLPDSLKSFVDEQVSQRGYGTSSEYVRELIRRDQDRLQLRELLLAGAASAPTAAADAAYFDGLRDQLHQAAKSGARG, encoded by the coding sequence ATGAGCACGATGAACATTTCCCTGCCCGACAGCCTCAAGTCCTTCGTGGACGAGCAAGTCAGCCAGCGCGGTTACGGCACCAGCAGCGAGTATGTGCGCGAGTTGATCCGCAGGGACCAGGATCGGCTCCAGCTTCGCGAGCTTCTGCTGGCGGGCGCCGCGTCCGCGCCAACCGCCGCGGCCGACGCAGCTTACTTTGATGGCCTGCGTGACCAGCTTCATCAGGCCGCCAAGTCCGGCGCCCGTGGGTGA
- a CDS encoding type II toxin-antitoxin system RelE/ParE family toxin has product MKAKPVVPREQANRDIDQAIAYYLGEDAGPAALGFIDALQQAYGHIGRHPATGSPRYAHELNLPGLRCWPLRRYPYLVFYVERPDHVDVWRVLHAGRDIPAWMHEPGDTI; this is encoded by the coding sequence GTGAAGGCAAAGCCGGTCGTCCCGCGTGAGCAGGCCAACCGGGACATTGACCAAGCCATCGCGTACTACTTGGGTGAGGATGCCGGGCCGGCAGCGCTTGGATTCATCGACGCCCTGCAGCAGGCCTACGGCCACATCGGCCGCCACCCTGCGACCGGCTCGCCCCGCTACGCGCACGAATTGAACCTGCCGGGCCTGCGCTGCTGGCCGCTGAGGCGGTATCCCTACCTGGTTTTCTATGTCGAACGGCCCGACCACGTCGACGTTTGGCGCGTGCTGCATGCCGGACGCGATATCCCGGCGTGGATGCACGAGCCCGGCGACACCATTTGA